In Synechococcus sp. PCC 6312, one genomic interval encodes:
- a CDS encoding TMEM165/GDT1 family protein, whose translation MKSAASPSPDSQPLAKSPPAGPVPPISVKIYPWREFFIAFLTVFLAELGDKTQLATLLMAAESQAPWVVFLGAALALILTSLIGVFLGRWLGQRLDADKLQTATGVSLLVIAVLLLWDVVHL comes from the coding sequence GTGAAAAGTGCTGCCTCTCCTAGTCCCGACTCACAGCCCCTCGCAAAATCTCCCCCAGCGGGCCCAGTACCCCCAATCTCAGTCAAAATTTACCCTTGGAGAGAGTTTTTCATTGCCTTCCTGACTGTATTTTTAGCCGAACTAGGGGACAAAACCCAACTGGCCACCTTGCTCATGGCGGCGGAATCCCAGGCCCCGTGGGTTGTCTTTTTAGGAGCCGCCTTGGCGTTGATCTTGACAAGTTTAATTGGGGTCTTTCTGGGGCGGTGGCTTGGTCAACGATTGGATGCCGATAAACTCCAAACCGCCACCGGAGTCAGTCTATTGGTCATTGCTGTCTTATTGCTGTGGGATGTGGTGCATCTTTAG
- the petA gene encoding cytochrome f: MKITMMKTLIKSLTGFLTLCVVLGLGQLAWMQPAAAYPFYAQQAYESPREATGRIVCANCHLAAKPTEIEVPQAVLPDSVFEAVVKIPYDTSVQQVLGNGDKGPLNVGAVLMLPDGFRIAPPDRIPEELQEKVSGVYYQPYSEDKQNIVLVGPLPGEQYQEIVFPVLSPDPNSDKAIHFGKYSVHAGGNRGRGQVYPTGDKSNNNVFTAPVAGTIASITKSDDGGYAVAITEESGESVTETVLPGPELIVTEGDTVAAGQALTTNPNVGGFGQHDAEIVLQDPNRIKWLLVFFGAITISQIMLVLKKKQVEKVQAAELNF, from the coding sequence ATGAAAATAACTATGATGAAAACCTTAATTAAATCTCTGACCGGCTTTTTAACTCTTTGTGTGGTTTTAGGTCTCGGCCAACTGGCCTGGATGCAACCCGCGGCGGCCTACCCGTTCTATGCCCAACAGGCCTATGAATCTCCACGGGAAGCCACCGGTCGGATTGTTTGTGCTAACTGCCACTTAGCGGCGAAACCCACGGAAATTGAAGTTCCCCAGGCCGTGCTGCCGGATTCTGTCTTTGAAGCGGTGGTCAAAATTCCCTACGACACCAGTGTGCAGCAAGTCTTAGGCAATGGCGACAAAGGCCCCTTAAACGTGGGTGCAGTGTTGATGTTACCCGATGGCTTTAGGATTGCTCCACCGGATCGGATTCCGGAAGAATTGCAAGAAAAAGTCAGCGGAGTTTACTACCAGCCCTACAGCGAGGACAAGCAAAACATTGTCTTGGTTGGCCCCTTACCGGGTGAGCAATATCAAGAAATTGTTTTCCCAGTCCTGTCTCCAGATCCCAACTCCGACAAAGCAATTCACTTTGGTAAATATTCGGTTCATGCCGGTGGTAATCGCGGCCGTGGCCAGGTATATCCCACAGGTGACAAGAGCAACAACAATGTCTTTACCGCCCCAGTGGCCGGAACCATTGCCAGTATTACCAAATCCGATGATGGGGGCTATGCGGTTGCGATTACGGAAGAGTCTGGTGAGTCGGTAACCGAAACAGTTCTCCCCGGCCCCGAATTGATTGTCACTGAAGGGGATACGGTTGCTGCCGGACAGGCCCTAACCACAAATCCCAATGTCGGTGGCTTTGGCCAACACGATGCAGAAATTGTCCTCCAAGACCCGAACCGGATTAAATGGTTGTTGGTGTTCTTTGGGGCGATTACGATTTCGCAAATCATGCTGGTTCTGAAGAAAAAACAAGTCGAGAAAGTTCAAGCCGCCGAACTCAATTTCTAA
- the clpS gene encoding ATP-dependent Clp protease adapter ClpS, producing MAVTLPQERQAAATTTTRKPYPNYKVIVLDDDFNTFQHVAESLMTYIPNMTSDRAWELTNQVHFEGLAIVWVGPQEQAELYHLQLKRVGLTMAPVEPA from the coding sequence ATGGCTGTCACCCTTCCTCAAGAACGTCAAGCTGCGGCAACAACTACGACCCGGAAGCCTTACCCCAATTACAAGGTGATTGTTCTCGATGATGACTTTAATACGTTTCAGCATGTGGCCGAGTCGTTGATGACCTATATCCCTAATATGACCAGTGACCGGGCCTGGGAACTTACTAATCAAGTCCATTTCGAGGGCTTGGCGATTGTCTGGGTCGGCCCCCAAGAACAAGCAGAACTCTATCATCTCCAACTTAAGCGAGTGGGGTTAACGATGGCTCCGGTCGAACCCGCTTAA